One genomic segment of Gimesia chilikensis includes these proteins:
- a CDS encoding tetratricopeptide repeat protein, with amino-acid sequence MRSQATDSTETNTKTTARKKRLLVVGLILLGIVGSAPFWGQGLWVDFCQQRAEANLLARDPERALEWIASAERSAAENPRTTLLKARALRKAHDVEGAYTALKHYFELAGATPAFEQEQWLLKAQVGDNSDLQMHLGKMLIEPTGSMQDICETYVNSCILNYQFDDALKILQLWEADFPDDPLPNFMRGKMYEHNLAWKEAGVEYESSLSKDPGFAPAAYSLGRIQLTLKKTEQALEYYQRAVESADQPGPAQVGVARCLRLLNRNAEAKALLQEVLANEPEELQKAYQALGDHKAAALSEPQLEMARLELGAKNYEAALKWLEPAAEANPLDLGIKNSLVQVYSRLGRKEEARELGQVVKETNEVLAEIPKLLDQVQVNPGDVALRFEIGRKYLKYVSEEQGVVWLNSVLSYQPNHPGAHQELAKYYEQNLSRGPNFERLARLHRERAEELAGHSENRDVPVSTNKNNPQATPVEEPVKASQP; translated from the coding sequence TTGCGTTCCCAGGCGACTGATTCAACTGAGACAAACACGAAGACAACGGCGCGAAAGAAGCGTCTGCTGGTTGTCGGTCTGATCCTGCTGGGCATCGTGGGCAGTGCGCCTTTCTGGGGGCAGGGATTGTGGGTCGATTTCTGTCAGCAGCGGGCGGAAGCAAATCTGCTTGCACGCGATCCGGAACGAGCCCTGGAATGGATTGCCTCGGCGGAGCGGTCTGCAGCTGAGAATCCCCGGACGACGCTGCTGAAGGCACGCGCCTTACGGAAGGCTCACGATGTGGAAGGCGCTTATACAGCGCTGAAACACTATTTCGAGCTGGCAGGTGCCACACCCGCGTTTGAACAGGAGCAATGGTTGCTGAAAGCGCAGGTGGGAGATAATTCTGACCTGCAGATGCACCTGGGTAAAATGCTGATCGAGCCGACCGGAAGTATGCAGGATATCTGCGAGACCTATGTCAACAGCTGCATTCTGAACTATCAGTTCGATGATGCCTTGAAGATCCTGCAATTGTGGGAAGCGGACTTTCCTGACGATCCGCTGCCCAATTTCATGCGGGGAAAAATGTATGAGCACAATCTTGCCTGGAAGGAAGCCGGGGTTGAGTATGAGTCTTCACTGAGCAAGGATCCCGGTTTTGCGCCGGCGGCTTACAGCCTGGGTCGCATTCAGTTGACGCTGAAGAAAACGGAGCAGGCATTGGAGTATTATCAACGGGCCGTTGAGAGTGCCGATCAGCCAGGACCGGCCCAGGTGGGAGTGGCCCGTTGTCTGCGATTGCTGAACCGGAATGCCGAGGCGAAAGCGTTGTTGCAAGAGGTACTGGCGAACGAACCAGAGGAGTTGCAGAAAGCTTATCAGGCTTTGGGGGATCATAAAGCAGCGGCGCTCTCGGAGCCGCAACTGGAAATGGCCAGGCTGGAACTGGGGGCGAAGAATTACGAAGCAGCACTCAAGTGGCTGGAGCCGGCAGCGGAGGCAAATCCCCTGGACCTGGGAATTAAGAACTCGCTGGTGCAGGTCTACAGCCGACTGGGTCGCAAGGAAGAAGCCCGCGAATTGGGACAGGTCGTCAAGGAGACCAATGAAGTTCTGGCGGAGATTCCCAAGCTGCTGGATCAGGTACAGGTGAATCCGGGGGATGTGGCACTGCGGTTTGAAATCGGTCGAAAGTACCTGAAGTACGTTTCGGAGGAGCAGGGCGTTGTCTGGCTGAATAGCGTGCTGAGTTACCAGCCGAATCACCCGGGGGCCCACCAGGAACTGGCAAAATACTATGAGCAGAATCTCTCCCGCGGTCCCAACTTCGAGCGACTGGCCAGGCTGCATCGGGAGCGGGCAGAGGAACTGGCGGGCCACAGCGAGAACCGGGATGTGCCTGTCAGCACCAATAAAAATAATCCGCAGGCGACACCTGTCGAAGAGCCTGTAAAGGCGAGTCAGCCATGA
- a CDS encoding CRTAC1 family protein has translation MNVKSMRSLFQSNWFCWLVLLTLFVGCQSETESVKSNTNNTKEGTQVSSSEEGVAPVFRDVWPELKLDFTYRNGREAGELAILETIGGGTAIFDYDRDGKQDLFFPGGGTFENKSTKGYPSVLLRHTGDFQFEDRTVPAGLDLAAFYSNGCAVGDYDNDGFSDLLVTGYGGSVLWRNLGDGTFEEVAVDAGVRDCFMGTSAGWGDLNGDGLLDLYLTQYADWSFENNPPCELTPGVPDVCSPHSFTGKKDKVYYSKGDGTFYDATEEAGLVPEGKGLGVLLADLDNDADLDVYVCNDTVENFLYLNDGKGKLEEVGIINGAAVDDGATPNGSMGVDIMDYNQDGLPDLWVANYEKEAFALYRNDGDAQFLHVSNDTGVTSIGTLFVGFGTACADFDLDGDEDVMVANGHVAYYSTHSPFRQKPLYLENRDGRFLQREFSGDSYLGQAHTGRGLAVSDLNQDGKLDVVISNFYDPPAILKNETEGAGSWIAVRLVGIQSNRDAVGARLVLHTSAGDQVRQVKGGGSYLSANDLLVHWGVPEGVSIESLDIYWPSGTQQTLKNVNQREVKQILEPTP, from the coding sequence ATGAATGTAAAGTCGATGCGATCCCTGTTTCAATCCAACTGGTTTTGCTGGCTGGTGCTGCTGACGCTGTTTGTCGGCTGCCAGTCAGAGACGGAGTCAGTCAAGTCGAACACGAATAACACCAAAGAGGGAACGCAGGTGTCGAGTTCTGAAGAAGGAGTGGCGCCTGTGTTTCGAGATGTCTGGCCGGAGCTGAAGCTGGACTTTACTTATCGCAATGGACGTGAAGCGGGAGAGCTGGCGATCCTGGAAACCATCGGGGGCGGTACCGCGATCTTCGACTATGATCGCGACGGTAAGCAGGATCTGTTCTTTCCCGGTGGTGGAACGTTTGAAAATAAGAGCACAAAGGGTTATCCATCCGTGCTGCTGAGGCACACGGGGGATTTTCAGTTTGAAGATCGGACTGTTCCGGCGGGACTGGATCTGGCGGCGTTTTACAGCAATGGTTGTGCTGTGGGCGACTATGACAACGATGGTTTTTCCGACCTGCTGGTGACCGGCTATGGCGGTTCGGTGCTCTGGAGAAACCTGGGAGACGGAACCTTTGAAGAGGTGGCTGTCGATGCCGGTGTGCGTGACTGTTTCATGGGAACGAGTGCCGGCTGGGGTGACCTGAATGGTGACGGTCTGCTGGATCTGTATCTGACGCAGTACGCGGACTGGTCGTTCGAAAATAACCCTCCGTGTGAACTGACTCCGGGCGTACCCGATGTCTGTTCGCCTCATTCTTTCACAGGCAAGAAAGACAAGGTTTATTACAGCAAAGGGGACGGCACCTTTTACGATGCGACCGAGGAAGCGGGCCTGGTTCCCGAGGGCAAAGGATTGGGTGTGTTGCTGGCGGATCTGGATAATGATGCGGATCTGGACGTCTATGTGTGTAACGATACGGTCGAGAATTTTCTCTACCTGAATGACGGGAAAGGGAAGCTGGAAGAGGTCGGCATCATCAATGGTGCCGCCGTCGATGATGGAGCCACACCGAATGGAAGCATGGGAGTGGACATCATGGACTATAACCAGGACGGTCTGCCTGATCTGTGGGTGGCGAATTATGAGAAAGAGGCGTTTGCCCTGTATCGGAATGACGGCGATGCCCAGTTTCTGCACGTGAGCAACGATACGGGGGTGACCTCGATTGGAACCCTGTTTGTCGGTTTCGGGACCGCCTGTGCGGACTTTGATCTGGATGGGGATGAAGATGTAATGGTGGCCAACGGGCATGTGGCGTACTACTCGACCCACTCACCGTTTCGGCAGAAGCCACTTTACTTGGAAAATCGGGACGGACGTTTTCTGCAACGGGAGTTCTCAGGCGACTCATATCTGGGGCAAGCCCACACCGGCCGGGGCCTGGCAGTTTCCGATTTAAATCAAGACGGGAAACTGGATGTGGTGATCTCGAATTTTTATGATCCGCCGGCAATTCTCAAAAATGAGACCGAAGGGGCAGGCTCCTGGATTGCTGTGCGTCTGGTTGGTATACAGAGCAATCGAGACGCGGTCGGAGCACGGCTGGTGCTGCATACGTCAGCCGGCGATCAGGTCAGACAGGTTAAGGGGGGAGGCAGTTATCTGTCTGCCAATGACTTGCTGGTGCACTGGGGAGTGCCTGAGGGCGTAAGTATTGAGAGCCTAGATATTTACTGGCCCTCTGGGACTCAACAGACGCTGAAAAATGTGAATCAGCGCGAGGTTAAGCAGATTCTTGAGCCGACTCCCTGA
- a CDS encoding DUF1559 domain-containing protein produces the protein MRVFQRRRAFTLIELLVVIAIIAILIALLLPAVQQAREAARRSQCKNNLKQFGLALHNYHETHGCFGQLTLSSYYHGSSPGIKPWTGFSQQAMLLPFLDQANIYNQFDFQFSCEESPNNATGIRNAGIGVFRCPSDPRYLNYGEGHLNYYVSAGPCMGWDPDLGYQVGFSRYELITRVSDILDGTSNVVAMSERIVGSANSSSFNINGDVARSVGTSFNSRQTTFPTKSQLDTHGTACSNPTAFYTHRGSRWMRADECWFNTWNTPNSPNPDCSTGNGGHAGGDAPAAQAARSRHTGGVHALMADGSVHFVSENIDLQKWQQLGAIADGAAVSINE, from the coding sequence ATGAGAGTCTTTCAGAGAAGACGCGCATTCACGCTGATTGAGTTGCTCGTCGTGATCGCCATTATTGCTATTTTAATTGCCTTGCTGCTGCCAGCGGTACAGCAGGCGCGTGAGGCCGCCCGTCGGTCGCAGTGTAAGAACAACCTGAAACAGTTCGGGCTGGCTCTGCACAATTACCATGAAACCCATGGCTGTTTTGGACAACTGACCCTGTCGTCTTACTATCATGGAAGTTCACCCGGAATTAAGCCCTGGACCGGTTTCAGCCAGCAGGCGATGCTGCTGCCCTTCCTGGATCAGGCCAACATCTACAACCAGTTTGATTTCCAGTTCTCCTGTGAAGAATCACCGAACAATGCTACGGGAATCCGGAATGCCGGGATTGGTGTTTTCCGTTGTCCTTCGGACCCCCGCTACCTCAACTATGGTGAAGGTCATCTAAACTATTACGTGTCGGCAGGCCCGTGCATGGGTTGGGATCCAGACCTGGGTTATCAGGTAGGTTTTTCTCGCTACGAACTGATTACGCGAGTTTCCGATATTCTGGATGGAACTTCGAATGTGGTCGCGATGAGTGAACGAATTGTAGGAAGCGCTAACAGCTCCTCATTTAATATTAACGGCGATGTGGCAAGATCGGTTGGAACCAGCTTTAATTCAAGGCAGACGACGTTCCCTACGAAGTCTCAATTAGACACTCATGGAACTGCTTGTAGCAATCCTACTGCTTTCTATACACATCGTGGATCTCGCTGGATGCGGGCAGACGAGTGTTGGTTTAACACCTGGAACACTCCGAACTCGCCTAATCCGGACTGCAGCACAGGCAATGGTGGCCATGCTGGTGGAGATGCTCCTGCAGCACAGGCTGCCCGTAGCCGTCACACCGGTGGTGTGCATGCTCTGATGGCCGATGGCTCAGTACACTTTGTATCTGAGAACATCGACTTGCAGAAATGGCAACAGCTGGGTGCGATCGCTGATGGTGCCGCTGTCAGTATCAACGAGTAA
- a CDS encoding Gfo/Idh/MocA family protein — protein MSDSVNRRTFLGQTAAAATAAGITAPAILSAANKAPSEKVTIGIMGMQRGLALAKTFGALDGVEIKYVCDTDDTRAGKAAQTVEKATKKKPQAIGDFRKILDDKDVDALIVAAPNHWHAPGTILGCSAGKHVYVEKPCCHNPKEGEMMVEAARKNKRAVQMGSQRRSSESIQEGIQQLKEGIIGDVHLARAYYWSARGSIGKGKPAAVPPELNYDLWQGPAPRQKYVDNLIHYNWHWFWKYGNGELGNNGVHSLDLCRWGLGAEIPNRVVSSGGRYFYSDDQQTPDTHVVAFEFDGGKQITWQGTSCNRHKNDFVIFFGSKGNLILGTSGGYTVLDAKDKEVKKVGGNQGMSEHAQNFVDAIRNNEPLNLNAEIEIGNKSTLLCHLGNIAHRTGRTLQCDTTNGHIIDDKDAMTFWGREYEPGWEPKV, from the coding sequence ATGTCCGATTCCGTCAATCGTCGTACTTTTCTGGGACAGACTGCCGCAGCTGCCACCGCTGCCGGCATCACCGCCCCGGCGATTCTGTCCGCCGCCAACAAAGCCCCCAGTGAGAAAGTTACCATCGGCATCATGGGGATGCAGCGTGGTCTGGCCCTGGCAAAAACCTTCGGTGCCCTGGATGGGGTCGAAATCAAGTACGTCTGTGATACGGATGACACCCGTGCCGGCAAAGCAGCCCAGACCGTGGAAAAAGCCACGAAAAAGAAACCACAGGCCATCGGCGATTTCCGCAAAATCCTCGACGACAAAGACGTGGATGCTCTGATCGTCGCAGCTCCCAACCACTGGCATGCTCCCGGTACCATTCTCGGCTGTTCAGCCGGCAAGCACGTCTACGTTGAAAAGCCCTGCTGCCACAACCCCAAAGAAGGGGAAATGATGGTCGAGGCAGCTCGCAAAAACAAACGAGCCGTCCAGATGGGAAGCCAGCGTCGCAGCAGTGAATCCATCCAGGAAGGGATTCAGCAGCTCAAAGAAGGCATCATCGGCGATGTCCATTTGGCCCGGGCCTACTATTGGAGTGCCCGCGGTTCCATCGGCAAAGGGAAACCGGCTGCTGTGCCTCCCGAACTGAACTACGACCTCTGGCAGGGACCAGCGCCCCGTCAGAAGTACGTGGACAACCTGATTCACTACAACTGGCACTGGTTCTGGAAATACGGTAACGGCGAACTGGGGAACAACGGCGTGCATTCGCTCGACCTCTGTCGCTGGGGCCTGGGTGCAGAAATTCCCAACCGCGTGGTTTCCAGCGGTGGTCGTTACTTCTACAGCGACGATCAGCAGACTCCCGACACGCATGTCGTCGCTTTTGAATTCGATGGCGGCAAGCAGATTACCTGGCAGGGAACCAGCTGCAACCGTCACAAAAATGATTTCGTGATCTTCTTCGGCAGCAAAGGAAACCTGATCCTCGGTACCTCCGGCGGTTACACGGTTCTGGATGCCAAAGACAAGGAAGTCAAGAAAGTCGGCGGCAACCAGGGCATGAGCGAACATGCTCAGAACTTTGTGGATGCCATCCGCAACAATGAGCCGCTGAACCTCAACGCTGAAATCGAAATCGGCAACAAGAGCACCCTGCTCTGCCATCTCGGTAACATCGCCCACCGCACCGGACGTACCCTGCAGTGCGATACAACCAACGGGCACATCATTGACGATAAAGATGCCATGACCTTCTGGGGACGTGAATACGAACCCGGCTGGGAACCCAAAGTTTAG
- a CDS encoding phosphoglycerate dehydrogenase produces the protein MPRVICTAKMCEFGPHFEILQAAGFEVDTVPTEVDLRKEPHRVVEQVQGYDAVLAGAEIYSREVLAQLPDLRIVSRYGVGFDAVDLAAADDLDIAVTITPGVNHHSVAEQAFALLMGVARLTRSQDQAVRRGEWERALTPRVWGSTIGIVGLGRIGQAVATRAIGMGMKVLAYDPFPNKQFVDSHAITMVSIDELLSQSDYVTLHLPVTPETVDLINKDSLAKMKQGSVLINTARGGLVDEDALIEALQSGHLRAAGLDVFKKEPLPVESPLIKLDNVLLSCHIGGLDQESHRDAYAMAAHNIVKLYQGEWPEECVVNLKQTPDWKWTR, from the coding sequence ATGCCTCGCGTCATCTGTACTGCCAAAATGTGTGAATTCGGTCCGCACTTTGAAATCCTGCAGGCAGCAGGATTCGAGGTGGACACCGTCCCGACTGAGGTGGATCTCCGCAAGGAACCCCACCGCGTCGTCGAACAGGTTCAGGGGTATGATGCCGTTCTGGCCGGTGCAGAAATCTATTCCCGCGAAGTGCTCGCACAACTGCCCGATCTGAGAATCGTCTCTCGCTATGGAGTCGGCTTCGACGCCGTCGATCTGGCAGCCGCTGACGATCTGGACATCGCAGTCACCATCACTCCGGGAGTGAATCATCACTCGGTTGCCGAACAGGCTTTCGCGCTGCTGATGGGCGTCGCCCGACTCACCCGCTCCCAGGACCAGGCAGTCCGCCGCGGTGAATGGGAACGGGCTCTGACTCCCCGCGTCTGGGGCAGCACTATCGGAATCGTCGGCCTCGGTCGCATCGGTCAGGCAGTCGCAACCCGCGCCATCGGCATGGGCATGAAAGTCCTCGCGTACGACCCGTTCCCCAACAAACAGTTTGTCGACAGCCACGCAATCACCATGGTCAGCATCGACGAACTGCTGTCCCAGTCGGACTACGTCACGCTGCACCTGCCCGTCACTCCCGAAACGGTCGACCTGATCAACAAGGACTCTCTGGCCAAAATGAAACAGGGTTCGGTCCTCATCAACACGGCCCGCGGTGGCCTCGTCGACGAAGATGCCCTGATTGAAGCCCTGCAGTCGGGACATCTCCGCGCCGCCGGTCTCGATGTCTTCAAAAAAGAACCTTTGCCTGTTGAAAGTCCCCTGATCAAGCTGGACAATGTACTGTTGAGCTGTCACATCGGCGGACTGGACCAGGAATCGCACCGCGATGCTTACGCGATGGCGGCTCACAACATTGTCAAACTGTATCAGGGCGAGTGGCCGGAAGAGTGTGTGGTCAACCTGAAACAGACCCCCGACTGGAAATGGACCCGCTGA
- a CDS encoding DUF4190 domain-containing protein yields MSQVLDGSNHSLQNSFEGQDEFSYKPVPPTAVVGLVLGLLSFIALFGIIGLGVAVFGIVVSLISMFNIRRAGGELGGKMVARAGLMLSTFFLVTGVSYQSFVYAHEVPEGYQRINFATDISSKEFVQKDGVTSVNPDVLKMDKQKVFVKGYMYPTRQTEDLQSFILVKDNGQCCFGGQPDVKDMILVEMQGKNRADFYSGLVSVAGEFVAEAPTQAGELRPVYQLKGTHFEQARTSYR; encoded by the coding sequence ATGTCGCAAGTTCTTGATGGATCCAATCATTCGCTGCAAAATTCCTTCGAAGGTCAGGATGAGTTTTCCTACAAGCCGGTTCCCCCGACTGCTGTCGTGGGCCTGGTACTGGGACTGCTCTCCTTTATTGCCCTGTTCGGGATCATCGGACTGGGTGTGGCCGTGTTCGGTATCGTGGTCTCGCTGATCAGTATGTTCAATATCCGCCGGGCAGGCGGTGAACTGGGCGGCAAAATGGTGGCCCGTGCCGGTCTCATGCTGTCGACCTTCTTCCTGGTCACCGGGGTCAGCTATCAGTCCTTCGTCTATGCACATGAAGTTCCCGAAGGCTACCAGCGCATTAACTTCGCCACCGACATTTCGTCCAAAGAATTCGTCCAGAAAGATGGCGTGACCAGCGTCAATCCCGACGTACTCAAAATGGACAAGCAGAAAGTCTTCGTCAAAGGCTACATGTACCCCACACGCCAGACCGAAGACCTGCAGTCTTTCATCCTGGTTAAAGATAACGGCCAGTGCTGCTTCGGCGGCCAGCCCGACGTGAAAGATATGATCCTGGTCGAAATGCAGGGCAAGAATCGGGCCGACTTCTATTCCGGTCTCGTTTCCGTTGCCGGTGAATTCGTCGCAGAAGCCCCGACCCAGGCCGGTGAATTACGTCCAGTCTACCAGTTGAAGGGGACCCACTTCGAGCAGGCTCGTACTTCCTACAGATAA